One segment of Hippopotamus amphibius kiboko isolate mHipAmp2 chromosome 2, mHipAmp2.hap2, whole genome shotgun sequence DNA contains the following:
- the LIPC gene encoding hepatic triacylglycerol lipase isoform X2, with product MIVHGWLVEGWLEDWIWQMVAALKSRRTQPVNVGLAEWIPLANNHYTVAVRNTRLVGQEIAALLQWLEESVQFSPSNVHLIGYSLGAHVSGFAGSYMSGKHKIGRITGLDAAGPLFERASPDDRLSPDDANFVDAIHTFTWEHMGLSVGIKQPIAHYDFYPNGGSYQPGCHFLELYKHIAKHGLNGITQTVKCAHERSVHLFIDSLLHAGMQSTAYLCRDMDSFSQGLCLSCRKGRCNTLGYHARQEWRSKKSRSLFLVTRAQAPFKVYHYQFKIQFINQIEKPVEPTFSMSLFGTKEEMQKIPITLRKGITSNKTYSFLITLDLDIGELIMIKFKWEDSPVWSNVWNTVQIIIPWGRESLHSGLILKSIRVKVGETQQRMTFCSENMNDLQLHPTQEKTFVRCQANSKKVKRKIR from the exons ATGATAGTCCACGGGTGGTTG GTGGAAGGCTGGCTGGAAGACTGGATCTGGCAGATGGTGGCCGCGCTGAAGTCCCGGCGGACCCAGCCCGTGAACGTGGGGCTGGCAGAATGGATCCCCTTGGCCAACAACCACTACACCGTTGCTGTCCGCAACACGCGCCTCGTTGGCCAGGAGATCGCAGCTCTGCTCCAGTGGCTGGAG GAATCTGTTCAGTTTTCTCCAAGCAATGTTCATCTAATTGGGTACAGCCTGGGTGCACACGTCTCAGGATTCGCTGGCAGTTACATGAGCGGAAAGCACAAGATTGGGAGAATTACAG GTCTGGATGCTGCGGGCCCTTTGTTTGAAAGAGCTTCCCCCGATGACCGGCTCTCACCGGATGATGCCAATTTCGTGGACGCTATTCACACCTTTACCTGGGAGCACATGGGCCTGAGCGTGGGCATCAAACAGCCCATAGCACACTATGACTTCTACCCTAATGGGGGCTCCTACCAGCCTGGATGCCACTTCCTAGAGCTCTACAAACATATTGCCAAGCACGGCTTAAACG gcatcaCCCAGACCGTCAAATGTGCCCACGAGCGGTCGGTTCACCTCTTCATCGACTCCCTGCTGCACGCCGGCATGCAGAGCACGGCCTACCTGTGCAGGGACATGGACAGCTTCAGCCAGGGCCTATGCCTGAGCTGCAGGAAGGGCCGCTGCAACACGCTGGGCTATCACGCCCGCCAGGAGTGGCGAAGCAAAAAGAGCAGGAGCCTCTTCCTGGTGACTCGAGCCCAAGCCCCGTTCAAAG TTTATCATTACCAGTTCAAGATTCAGTTCATCAACCAAATTGAGAAACCAGTCGAACCAACTTTCTCCATGTCTCTCTTTggaacaaaagaggaaatgcagaaaatCCCCATCACTCT GAGGAAAGGAATTACTAGTAATAAAACCTATTCCTTTCTTATCACATTGGATTTGGATATCGGTGAGTTGATCATGATCAAGTTCAAGTGGGAAGACAGCCCGGTGTGGTCCAATGTCTGGAACACGGTCCAAATCATCATCCCATGGGGAAGAGAGTCCCTTCACTCAGGCCTTATTCTGAAGAGTATTAGAGTCAAAGTGGGAGAAACACAGCAAAG